One window of the Trifolium pratense cultivar HEN17-A07 linkage group LG2, ARS_RC_1.1, whole genome shotgun sequence genome contains the following:
- the LOC123910014 gene encoding F-box protein At1g70590 isoform X1 translates to MNNNQTWPCTSSSSPFSSFPLPTNLTTSDYPSRSVRLCSRLPPSKPPEQTDFSSLPYDVLNKIASSFDQPNLQSASLVCRSWSEALRPLREAMTMLMWGKRFKHGKRGVRQNIEKALDMFTKAAARGSTLAMVDAGLIYWERGEKVKALDLYLMAAQLGNSSAQCNLGISYLQVEPPNTEQALKWLYKASKGGNIRAQYQLALCLHRDGGSKSNIREAVKWYMKAAEGGYVRAMYNISLCYSFGEGLSRNHQVARKWMKRAADRGHSKAQFEHGLALYSEGDMIKALVYLELASRAGEKGAPHVKNVIVHRLSAASRNHAMLLADSWRALPSN, encoded by the exons ATGAACAACAACCAAACATGGCCTTGTACCTCTTCTTCATCTCCCTTCTCCTCTTTTCCACTCCCAACAAACCTAACCACTTCCGACTATCCCTCCCGCTCCGTTCGTCTCTGCTCCCGTCTACCTCCCTCTAAACCTCCCGAACAAACCGATTTCTCCTCCCTCCCTTACGACGTTCTCAACAAAATCGCATCCTCCTTCGACCAGCCGAATCTCCAATCAGCTTCTCTGGTATGTCGGTCATGGTCGGAGGCGTTACGGCCATTAAGAGAAGCGATGACGATGCTTATGTGGGGGAAACGGTTCAAGCACGGTAAACGAGGTGTTCGTCAGAATATAGAGAAAGCGCTTGATATGTTTACCAAAGCTGCTGCTCGTGGTTCTACTCTTGCTATGGTGGATGCTGGGCTTATTTATTGGGAGAGAGGAGAGAAGGTTAAGGCTCTTGATTTGTATCTTATGGCTGCTCAACTTGGAAATTCTTCTGCTCAGTGTAATTTGGGAATTTCGTATCTTCAAG TTGAACCCCCAAACACTGAGCAAGCTTTAAAATGGTTGTACAAAGCTTCCAAAGGTGGGAATATCCGTGCCCAATACCAACTCGCTCTCTGTCTTCATCGAGATGGTGGGAGCAAAAGCAATATAAGAGAAGCT GTTAAGTGGTATATGAAAGCAGCAGAAGGCGGGTATGTGCGTGCTATGTACAATATATCCTTATGCTACTCATTTGGGGAAGGACTGTCACGCAATCATCAAGTAGCAAGAAAGTGGATGAAGCGGGCTGCAGATCGTGGTCATAGTAAAGCTCAATTTGAGCATGGACTTGCTCTTTATTCT GAGGGAGACATGATCAAGGCTTTGGTTTACTTGGAACTTGCTAGCCGTGCTGGTGAAAAGGGTGCTCCTCATGTTAAGAATGTAATTGTTCATCGGCTGTCTGCTGCTTCACGCAATCATGCCATGCTTCTAGCTGATAGTTGGCGTGCTTTGCCATCAAATTGA
- the LOC123910014 gene encoding F-box protein At1g70590 isoform X2, translated as MPKRKNVEPPNTEQALKWLYKASKGGNIRAQYQLALCLHRDGGSKSNIREAVKWYMKAAEGGYVRAMYNISLCYSFGEGLSRNHQVARKWMKRAADRGHSKAQFEHGLALYSEGDMIKALVYLELASRAGEKGAPHVKNVIVHRLSAASRNHAMLLADSWRALPSN; from the exons ATGCCAAAACGGAAAAATG TTGAACCCCCAAACACTGAGCAAGCTTTAAAATGGTTGTACAAAGCTTCCAAAGGTGGGAATATCCGTGCCCAATACCAACTCGCTCTCTGTCTTCATCGAGATGGTGGGAGCAAAAGCAATATAAGAGAAGCT GTTAAGTGGTATATGAAAGCAGCAGAAGGCGGGTATGTGCGTGCTATGTACAATATATCCTTATGCTACTCATTTGGGGAAGGACTGTCACGCAATCATCAAGTAGCAAGAAAGTGGATGAAGCGGGCTGCAGATCGTGGTCATAGTAAAGCTCAATTTGAGCATGGACTTGCTCTTTATTCT GAGGGAGACATGATCAAGGCTTTGGTTTACTTGGAACTTGCTAGCCGTGCTGGTGAAAAGGGTGCTCCTCATGTTAAGAATGTAATTGTTCATCGGCTGTCTGCTGCTTCACGCAATCATGCCATGCTTCTAGCTGATAGTTGGCGTGCTTTGCCATCAAATTGA
- the LOC123904342 gene encoding cyclin-dependent protein kinase inhibitor SMR6-like, whose product MGLHEKSQVEGVLENSEKNRKWVINLRKPLKPINTRITLEKSEEEEIKMEEECSTTPRGEGSRIPVTLICPPAPRKRKSSLKWNYRGKTREFFTPPELETVFIRHVERAIAN is encoded by the coding sequence ATGGGATTACATGAGAAGTCACAAGTGGAAGGAGTGTTAGAAAATTcagagaaaaatagaaaatgggTTATCAATTTAAGAAAACCATTGAAGCCAATAAATACAAGAATCACTTTGGAGAAaagtgaagaagaagagattAAGATGGAGGAAGAGTGTTCAACAACACCAAGAGGGGAAGGATCAAGGATTCCAGTAACTTTGATATGTCCACCAGCTCCTAGGAAGAGAAAATCTTCTTTGAAATGGAATTATCGCGGTAAAACTCGAGAGTTTTTCACTCCACCTGAGTTAGAAACTGTGTTCATACGCCATGTTGAAAGAGCTATAGCTAATTGA